The DNA sequence ATAGTTGGTTTTGGCCGGCCCGGGCGCAACAGAGGTCCCATAAGGGGCCCCCGTTCCAAGGTGTGTCGACCCGGAATCGGAGGGGCAGAGAAAGACATCGAGCAGCACGGCCATCTCATCGGCATTGTCCGCCGGGTTTCCTGCCAGGGGACTGGATGCTCCACCATAGCTGCAACAGTACCCGGTATTCTGCGCGCTGTTGGCAGTATCCAGGTTGAGTCGGTTATACAGCGGAGCCTGATCCAGGTAAGGCAACAACAGACAGAGTCCGTTTTTGTTGTGGGTCGTACGTCCGGGATCAGGAGTTCCCAGGGTACACCAGCCATAGGTGATTCCGCCGGGGGGAAAGACACTGTGAGCATCGTGATAGTTGTGCAGGGCTAAGGCGACCTGCCTGAGCTTGTTTTTACAGCTGGCACGACGGGCTGCTTCGCGGGCCTGCTGGACGGCAGGCAGGAGCAGGGCGATCAGAATCGCAATGATGGCGATCACGACCAGTAGTTCAATTAATGTAAATCCGCGTCTCCGTTGAAGAGGACTGAAAGACATGACGCACTCCTAATAAAAAAACGATAAGAAATCATGAATTATTAAGATCCGGTCAGAGCCATCCAATCCGATATTCCCGGGAGAAAGATGGAATGGTCATCCGGAAGGCTTTATCGAATAGAAGTGAAAGATCATAAAAGATCGTAAGAGAGTAGTTAGAGCAACTTAATGTTCTTATATAATCGAGTATACATGCGACAGGCAGGTGCTCAAGAAGAATCGAGATTTGTTTAGGAGTTTTATAAAAAAAGAAATTACCCCCTTGTTAATCTCTTCCAGGGGGAGCAAATTCGCCTGCCCAGACAGACGCGGTTACCAGGATTTCAAGAGAGCGATGCCGGGGAATTGAGCGTTTCGCATAGCCCCCGATCAGGTTACCAGCAGACGAAAACCAGCAGCAGCGTCGAGGAAAGCCCGATCAACAGGAGAGAGGCACAGCCCGACTTCATCGGGATCTCATATTTCTGAATCAGAGCTTCAATAGCTTCCTTCGATTCTTTGAGCCCGGAACCAGTCAGTTCCCGGTACTCCTTAATGGCCTCGATTTTATTCCCCTGGCGGAGCGATTCGACAATCTGCTCCATGGCTTTGGTCTGGTCAGCGTCACCGGTGTTGGATTGAGAATTGTCTGCGGAAGTGTCGTCCATTGAGGTGCCTTTCATTAAAAAAGCGAGCCTGTTGTCTTCACATGGAAAACAACAGGCTCGCTTAAGCTGTTCCCACGCATTTCCGTTTTAGCATCGGAAATGCGACTGGTTCAAGTAATTTCTGCTGGAATCGTCAACCGGATCGCGCCCCTCTCCCACAACCCCGATCTAGGAAACGAGGCAATCGGACAGGCGGGGATTCCGCATCTGTCGCTCCGCCTGATAAGTGCAGGCTTTCGCCAGCAGGTTTTTCATCTCGGCCAATGAAACGTCCTGCAGATCGATATTCAGCTCCTGCAAACGATCGATGACTGCATTCGCCAGTTCCATACTGTTGGTTGCGGGGGATAAACCGTTCCACAACTCTTCCATGACCTGTTCTGACATGACCTTCTTCTCCTGTTTCATTTTTATATCACTTTTTGGTTGTCTCGTTTGCTTTCTCAGCGATGACTGGCTCATCAGTCACTGCCGGGCTGATCTCCTGCGGATAAGCCTGATAATTGGAAGAATCGCAAGGACTGTACCAAACCTGTCAAAAAACAGATTTGCGTCTGGATGTGAACGTAAATGCCTGCAAAGCCAGACTCTTGAGTTCACCAGTGGACTGGTAAGAATGACAACGCCTGTCGGGCCGCTCTAACGAGTGTCCTCGTTTTTGCGACATTCTTACATCAAGATGATAAGTCTTACGAAATAGCGGAATTCACCCGGATTTCGCTCAAGTCCCAGCACCTCTCTGACGCCGGTGACTGACACACTGTTAAGACAACACGAACGCCGTACAAGTTCGCTGGATTGTCTGACTGTGACAGCAGGCCGTCACTTTAATCTGAAAATCAGTGTTCTGCAGGCAGGGAAGGCTGGGGACCGCGGGAAGCCAGCTTCTGGTCCCACCACTGAATCGCGGTTTCGCGCTCGTCGACACTCTCATCCAGCAGCTGTTTCAGCAGTTTCTGCTGGGCAGAAGTCAGGCTCATTCCCCGCCGCTGCATCGAAGTCTCTGCCAGCTGCAGCATGCCGTTCAGATCGATCTGACCGTCGATCCGGCCCAGCCAGAACCGGGAAAATGAGGGAATGTGCTTCGGCAGCAGTTCTCCCGTGGGCAGGACCATCGACATGACGCCCACCGAGGTGCCGGTATTGAACAGGCTGTTGAGCCCGGTTTTGGTGTGGTCGCCGATAAAACATCCCACCTTCACGGCCCCGGTATCAACGGGATAGCCCGAGATGGGAACCTTGACATTGGAGTAATCGTTTTTGAGATCACTGTTGCTGGTCTGTGCTCCCAGGTTCACCCAGGGACAAATATAAGAGTGCCCCAGAAACCCGTCATGGTACTTGTTCGCATAGCCGTGAATGATCGACTCTTCAATTTCGCCTCCCAGTCGGCAGAACGGGCCGGCACTGGTTCCCGCTTTGAAATTCGCGCGGAACAGACGGGTTCCCCGACCGATGTAGGCAGGTCCCTCGATCCGGGTGAAGGCCTGAATCTGGGCCTCAGCTTCGACAACAATTGGTCCCTGGCGCGTGTCAAAGACGACAAAGGGATCGATCTCAGCCGACTCAGCAATCCGGACCAGATCCGGAGAACCAACGATCGTCAGGCTGCGGGTATCACCACCCGAGGCAAAGCTATCTGACACATATGCGAAATCTTCCAGCAACTGCTGACGATTCTGATTCACCAGATCCCAGGGATAGCGGAGTTCCGTTCCCTGTACCGCCACTGGTTTACGGGTTGCGGCGATCCGGTTAATTGCGTCATCCCAGGCTTCGGTCGTCAGCAGCACTGACTCTTCGGGATCCAGCAGCAGGTAGGCTACACAGTCGCCCTGCATCCCGACTGTCTCGGTAGAGGCACTGGCAAGCTGTTTCAGATCCTCATTAGAGGGCAGCCAGCGGCCATTAATCAGCAGGGTGGGTGCTTCGCTTAACCAGAGTGCATCATTGATGCGGGCATCCGCATGCGCTTCTGCATAGACTTCTGAGAGCACCGGACGGATCAGAACGCCCCATTCCGCAACGGGCAGGGTACGCAGCAGTCGCTCGCGGAGCGAACAGGTACCACACAGCAGTTCAAACACCGGTCGCATAAGCGAGACCGGTGAGAATTGCAGAGCAGAATGATCTTCAAAAATGGCAAGCCGCATTATCGGGCACTTCCCTGTGCGAAATCAGCTGAAAAGCAGGTGTGAAACATCAATTATTAACTCCAGATTGACCTCTCACCCCGTGCATTAATAACAGATATGCACGGGGGAGAAAAGGCAATTTACTACGAGAGAGAATTGATCTTCACGGACAGGGAAGGATCCGAAAAGAATATTAACTTTCTTAATATTTACATCTTACCGGACAGGCTTCCTGCCTGGCGGATTCAGCGAACTCCAGCTGAAAGCGGGCTCGAGTTTGACAGACGATAAATGGCCGACTGACATTCGGGCAGCTTGGTGTAATTATCTGAAATTCCCAGCACTGTTTCCGCTGCTCCCAGCAGTAACACGCCGGCAGACGACATCTGTCGGCTGATGCGGTCGAGAATGTCTTTCTTCGTCTCTGGCTTGAAGTAAATCAGGACGTTACGGCAGAAGACAATGTCGAACATGCCCAGGTGCTGAAAATCTTCCAGCAGGTTCAGGTGCTTCCACTGAATCCCGGCTCCCAGTTCCGGTTTGATCTGCCAGCCCTGTTCGCACTGATCAAAGTGCTTCATCAGCAGCTGCACAGGCAAACCACGCTGAACCTCAAACTGGGAATAAATCCCACCCCGGGCACGATCCAGTGCTTTGCTGCAGAGGTCGGTCGAGACGATCTGAATATTCCAGTTAGCCAGTTCCGGGAAGTGTTCTCGGATCAGCATCACGATGCTGTAAGGCTCCTGCCCGTGAGAGCAGGCGGAACACCAGATCCGCAGCCGCTGGGTTGTTTTCCGTTCGGCAATCAGGTTCGGTAAAATTGTATTCTTGAGTTCGTCAAAAGGACGTCTGTCACGGAAGAACGAAGACTCATTTGTCGTCATCGCTTCCATCACGTCTTTTTTGAGACTGGGATCGATACTCGATTTGAGTGCCAGCACGAGATCTTCGACCCCGTTCATACCATGTGACTGGGCCAGCGGAATCAGGCGGGCTTCCAGCAAGTACTCTTTGTTCTCGCCGAGAGACAGACCTGTTGTGTCCAGCAAAAAGCTGGTTATGAAATTATAATCTTCTGGAGACACGGGAACACCACTTTCTATAAAGAACAAAGTCGCGCCAGTTCAGAGGCAATATTTCTGAGTGGCAGCACCTGGTTGGCCAGTCCTGCCTTGGCGATAGCGCCAGGCATTCCCCAGACAACACTGCTTTGTTCATCTTGTGCGATAATATAACCTTGACGTTCACTGATCGATCGGGCTCCCTCGATACCGTCATCTCCCATCCCGGTCAACATCACCGCCAGCACAGAACTGCCATACCAGTTCGCTGCGGAGTTGTATAACGGATTGACTGAGGGACGGCAGAAATGCTCGGGCGCTTCCTGATTCAGTCGAATTACCATGCGATCATTCTGCTTGTCGACCACCATGTGATAATCACCTGGCGCGATGTAGATATGACCTCTTTCAATCAAAGCACCATCAACCGCTTCTGAAGTCGGTCGACCGGTATCCCGCTGGATATGTTCCGCCAGTGTTCGTGTAAACAAGGGTGGCATATGCTGGGCAATCAGAATCGGCAGCGAAAACTTCTCGGGCAGGGCGGACAATACTGTTTTTAAAGCATTGGGCCCTCCCGTGCTGGATCCGATGACCAGTACCATGGGAGTTTTTACAGGAGACGCGGTCGTACGCACCTGCAGTTGGGTCAGACTCTGAGAGTCGGTCTGCCTGTTTCGAACCAGTGCCTTGATTAAAGGCAATAGATCGTGAGCCATCTGGGCGATTGCCTCAGCCGCATTCGACGCGACCGGTTTGGCAACACATCCGGCGGCCCCCAGATCCAGCGCCTGCAGAGTAATTTCTGCTCCGGCACGGGTCAGAGAACTGGCCATGATCACCGGCAGGTCAGGATGGCTTTGTCTCAGCTGCTTCAGACAGCTGATCCCATCCATCACCGGCATTTCCACATCGAGCACAACGACATCCGCCTGGTGTGCATTTAACCAGGTTAACGCAGCCTGACCGTGCATTGCGGAACCGACAACACTGATCTGATCATCGAGATTAATTGCCTGCGTCATTAATCCACGAATCACAGCCGAGTCATCAACCAGAAGTACTTTGATTACCGGATGGCTCACAAAACACCTGTCTCTTCAAATTTGTCTCGAATGATGTCTTCAGTGAACGGCTTCATGATGTACTCGTTGGCACCAGCCTGCATGGCCTGTACGATACGGGGCATATCATTTTCCGTAGTGCACATCACAACGATGGGCTGCTTCTGACGATCTTCCGCACGCAGTGCGGTCAGAAACTCCATCCCATCCATGATCGGCATGTTCCAGTCCAGTAAAATCGCATCCAGTTCCGGATTCGCACGCGCGACTTCCAGAGCCTGCTTACCATCTTCCGCTTCCAGAACTTCCAGGCCAAACGCCCCCATCATGCGGCGACCAACCAGTCGCACTGCACGGGAATCGTCTACAAGTAATACCGTTTTCATTATCACCGGTCTCCCAGTATGTAAGTTATCGTTTAATCAAATGCCGACCCGCAAAACTGGTGAATCTGTTACAATCGCACCCCGCGGACAGGCGGTCGTTTCTTTTCTCATTCGAAGTCTAGGACACGATTTTGTACCGGAGTCCAGCAAAGTCCAAAATCCTTAAATTTCAGCAGCTTTGAGTGTTTTGCCTGAACCTCAGTCTCGTTGTTAAAACAAAAAAACCGTCAGATCTGGCATTTGTAAATATACATGAGCTCAGACTGACGGTTGATTTGATTGACCTGCAGTGTCTGCCCGTCAGGGCCGACCTGCTTAGATGGAACGCATCCGCTTCAGGAAGTTGGCAGCAGCGTCGTCCAGTTTGACCGATTCCTGAGTCAGCCCCTGAGCAGCGGCCAGCATGTCGTTTGCTGCCGTACCACTCTCGCTGGCTGCCTGGGAAACACCCGAAATGTTGTTGGTCACTTCGGCAGTTCCGCGAGCCGCTTCCGCGACGTTACGGGAAATCTCATTCGTAGCAGCGGTCTGTTCTTCAACGGCACTCGCAATTGTTGTGGAAATTTCGTTGATCTTACGAATGCTTTCCCCAATCGAACCGATGGCCGAAACCGCAATGTTCGTCGATCCCTGGATCGCAGAAATCTTCTCGCTGATTTCTTCCGTAGCACGAGCAGTCTGGCGAGCCAGTTCTTTCACTTCGTTCGCTACCACAGCAAACCCTTTACCAGCTTCACCGGCCCGGGCAGCTTCTATGGTCGCATTCAGTGCCAGCAGGTTAGTCTGCTGAGCAATCGAAGTAATCACTTTCACGACCTGACCAATTTCACTGCTGGCATCACCCAGTTCTTTGATGGTCTCATTCGTACGATCTGCTTCACCCACAGCCTGCGATGTCATGTGCGACTGTTCCTGCACGTGACGGGCAATCTCGCTGATCGAAGCACTCAACTCTTCAGCAGCTGAAGAGACGGTCTCCACGTTGCGGGTTGCCTCTTCACTGGCCGCAGCCACAACCTGCGACTGACGAGCCGTTTCATCAGCCATGTCAGACAGGCTCTTCGAGCTGGCCTGCATTTCTGTAGCAGACGAGGTAACTACACTTACGATGCCCTGAATTTCGCTTTCGAAATCATCAGCCAGCTTGACCTGATCAGTAATCAGAGACCAGCTGACCATCGGGCCGATGTAATTGCCTTCCTTGTCGGTGATTGCTGTTGCCAGCAGGTCCAGAGTTTCGTCGCCCACCTTGATTTTTGCCCGGTGAGGCATGTTGGACGGATCAGCCAGCATCCGCCGCTGCATCTCCGGATTCTTATGGAAAATGTCGATGCTCTGACCAACCAGCTGATCAACGGGCTTGGGCAGCAGATGCTCGATGGCTTTCAACTGTTTGTAAGAAGCAGGGTTCATGTAGACCAGTTCGAAATCGCGGTTCGCCAGCAGCACATTGATCGGAATGTTGTCCATCATGTTCTGCACACGCACCATCTCGGCTTCGGCCAGCTTCTTCTCGGTGATATCGGACGCATATTTGACGACCTTCACCAGTTTCCCACTCTTGTTTTTGATGGGATTATAAGAGGCGGAAATCCAGATCTCTTTTCCACCTTTACCGATGCGCTTGTACTCAGCAACCTGGTTAATCCCGGCATTCAGTTTTTCCCAGAATTCCTGATATTCAGGACTGTTCTGAAACTCGCTGTCTACGAACATCCGGTGATGTTTACCCTGAATTTCTTCAAGTGTGTAACCGACAGTTTTACAGAAATTGTCGTTGGCCTTGATGATCGTGCCATCCATCTTGAATTCAATCACAGCCTGGGCATCGCTGATTGCGCCCAGCTGACCGGACAGGTCGCAGTTCTCTTCTTCCTGCTGGATAGTCTCGGTGACGTCCTTCCAGGTCATGACAGTTCCAACGCCCGCACCAGACTCACCACTGGCAGCAGAGAGACTGATTTCCAGGTAACGTTGTCCCACAGGAGCGGTGATCGTTTTCTCTCCCACCAGACCGGTAATTGCGGTCTGCAGTTCAGGAATGCGGGCAGCCAGCTGATTGATGCTGCCACCGACAACCTGTTGTGCTGTCAGTCCCAGTTCGCCGCTGAATTGATTCAGCAGTTCCTGTCCCTTGCGGTTGATGTAGGTCAACTCGCCTTGAGCACTGACAAACAGGGTGGCCTGTGGACTGAATTCCACAATGCCGTAAAACTGATCAAGATTCTGCGACCGTTCAGTAGCCGCGCTCTGTCCCGTATTCTGTACTGAATCAATCGACATTTCACTCTTCTCCTTAGGATGGTTGATCTGCTCTTCAGATCGAATAGACTGTTCGGTTTGTGTTTGGTTTAAAGTCTCTGAAGTCAGGTCAGGGTCCACGTCAGACGCTTCCGCTTCAAAGTCGGCTCCCATTGAGCCCCCGGCAGCCGTTGATTGAAGTTGCTTTGCGCGACTTGAGTCTTTGGCTCCTTCAATCATCAGGTTTGCTACCGCTGTCAGTGCCTGATCCCAGGCGTCTTCCAGTTCATCACTCCAGTGTTCGCCGGCAAACTCAGCCAGCACACTCAACAGCGTTTGTGTGACAGGTGGGTAATCGTCTTCCTGGACACCCATTTCGTCATGTTCTTTTCCCAGTTGATGCAGGACCCGGGTCAGAGCAGTGGGATTTTCCAGTGACTTCATCACCAGCACCAGTGCCTGAATCAGTTTGCCCCGCTGCTCGGAAAAGTCGGTATGCGTAAAATAGCGCAGAAGATCGGGATAATCTTCGAATAACTTCTCATAGAACCGTTCTGCCAGCTGGTCGGCCCGGGGTGCCACCAGCTCGAACGATTCTCGAAGTGCAGTCACATTTAAATCCACGATTTGGCCCTTTTAAAATGCGCCGAAAACAGAACGAAACTCAGTCAAAATTCAGGATCGTTTCGACATCCAGGATGACGAACAGTCCCTCGTCCAGCTGAAACACTCCAATCGTGACCGAGCGCCAGTGTGGATCCAAAGTCCGGGGTACCGGTTCCATCGAACGTCCGGAAACGTTGATCACGTCTCCCACTTCGTCGACCAGCAGACTGAAAGACTCGCCTCCCAGCCGCGTCACGACATTCATTGATTCTTCGTTGTCCAGGTCAGGCAGTCCCAGTCGTTTCCGCAGGCTGACCGCCGTCACAATCTGTCCCCGCAGGTTGAGCAACCCTTTAATTTCCGGGCGGGCCAGGGGAGTCGGCGAAATCACCTGCTCCGTCAGGACTTCCTGCACCATATTCACAGGAATTCCCAGCAGCTGACCATCCACGCGGAACGAGACATACTGACTCGAATAATCTAACTGCGACTCCATGCCGCTGGTTGAATCAGTCGCTGTAAGGCTCATGCATTGACTCCTGCACTATGTTTCGTCCGGGCAAAGTGCTCATCCAGACAGGAAATGAGTTCGTGAGAATTGAATTTGACCAGGAACTGATCAAAGCCGGCCTCGGTGGCCCGCGCCTGATCTGCACTGCTGTTGGAAGAGGTCATGGCCAGCACGCAGGTCTCCTGCGTGTTCGACTGTTCTTTCACCCATTCGCAGAATTCGAAGCCATCCATCATCGGCAGATCGAGATCGGTAACAATCGCCTGGAAATTCGCATTGCGTTCCAGAATCTCTACCGCTGCCACGCAGCTGTCACAGGTTGCCACAGAGTAGCCTGCGGTCTCCAAAGCAGTCGCGACCAGCTGACGGAAGAACATCGAATCATCAACCACCAGCACCCGGAAGGATTTCTTATCTTCCACTTTGGCAAACCAGTTGGGGGTGGAACGCATCACATAATATTGAGTATCAATCACATCGATCGCATTCTTACCGATGATTGCCGTCCCCAGTACACCCGGCCGATCAGACTGCATGCGGATCACGAGCTGCTCATCGATGATGTCTTTAATCTCGCTGACCATCAGGCCCATCGATCGGCTGTTCTCCGAGAACACGACCACAGGCTGAGGATCTATGGATTC is a window from the Gimesia benthica genome containing:
- a CDS encoding DUF1559 family PulG-like putative transporter; translation: MSFSPLQRRRGFTLIELLVVIAIIAILIALLLPAVQQAREAARRASCKNKLRQVALALHNYHDAHSVFPPGGITYGWCTLGTPDPGRTTHNKNGLCLLLPYLDQAPLYNRLNLDTANSAQNTGYCCSYGGASSPLAGNPADNADEMAVLLDVFLCPSDSGSTHLGTGAPYGTSVAPGPAKTNYELSADQTISCNYWSAQAPTARKMFGENSRCRIRDVKDGTSNTLMVCETTRTVANGEPPAWGMRGWVTTGGDIDPGINVWDIPTGWTRPDTGNLNSWGQVGSLHTGGAHFGLGDGSVRFISENTDLTLLRRLGTISDGFVVEIP
- a CDS encoding ribosomal protein L7/L12, with product MDDTSADNSQSNTGDADQTKAMEQIVESLRQGNKIEAIKEYRELTGSGLKESKEAIEALIQKYEIPMKSGCASLLLIGLSSTLLLVFVCW
- a CDS encoding putative sugar nucleotidyl transferase, translated to MRLAIFEDHSALQFSPVSLMRPVFELLCGTCSLRERLLRTLPVAEWGVLIRPVLSEVYAEAHADARINDALWLSEAPTLLINGRWLPSNEDLKQLASASTETVGMQGDCVAYLLLDPEESVLLTTEAWDDAINRIAATRKPVAVQGTELRYPWDLVNQNRQQLLEDFAYVSDSFASGGDTRSLTIVGSPDLVRIAESAEIDPFVVFDTRQGPIVVEAEAQIQAFTRIEGPAYIGRGTRLFRANFKAGTSAGPFCRLGGEIEESIIHGYANKYHDGFLGHSYICPWVNLGAQTSNSDLKNDYSNVKVPISGYPVDTGAVKVGCFIGDHTKTGLNSLFNTGTSVGVMSMVLPTGELLPKHIPSFSRFWLGRIDGQIDLNGMLQLAETSMQRRGMSLTSAQQKLLKQLLDESVDERETAIQWWDQKLASRGPQPSLPAEH
- a CDS encoding CheR family methyltransferase, yielding MSPEDYNFITSFLLDTTGLSLGENKEYLLEARLIPLAQSHGMNGVEDLVLALKSSIDPSLKKDVMEAMTTNESSFFRDRRPFDELKNTILPNLIAERKTTQRLRIWCSACSHGQEPYSIVMLIREHFPELANWNIQIVSTDLCSKALDRARGGIYSQFEVQRGLPVQLLMKHFDQCEQGWQIKPELGAGIQWKHLNLLEDFQHLGMFDIVFCRNVLIYFKPETKKDILDRISRQMSSAGVLLLGAAETVLGISDNYTKLPECQSAIYRLSNSSPLSAGVR
- a CDS encoding protein-glutamate methylesterase/protein-glutamine glutaminase produces the protein MSHPVIKVLLVDDSAVIRGLMTQAINLDDQISVVGSAMHGQAALTWLNAHQADVVVLDVEMPVMDGISCLKQLRQSHPDLPVIMASSLTRAGAEITLQALDLGAAGCVAKPVASNAAEAIAQMAHDLLPLIKALVRNRQTDSQSLTQLQVRTTASPVKTPMVLVIGSSTGGPNALKTVLSALPEKFSLPILIAQHMPPLFTRTLAEHIQRDTGRPTSEAVDGALIERGHIYIAPGDYHMVVDKQNDRMVIRLNQEAPEHFCRPSVNPLYNSAANWYGSSVLAVMLTGMGDDGIEGARSISERQGYIIAQDEQSSVVWGMPGAIAKAGLANQVLPLRNIASELARLCSL
- a CDS encoding response regulator; translation: MKTVLLVDDSRAVRLVGRRMMGAFGLEVLEAEDGKQALEVARANPELDAILLDWNMPIMDGMEFLTALRAEDRQKQPIVVMCTTENDMPRIVQAMQAGANEYIMKPFTEDIIRDKFEETGVL
- a CDS encoding methyl-accepting chemotaxis protein; the protein is MTALRESFELVAPRADQLAERFYEKLFEDYPDLLRYFTHTDFSEQRGKLIQALVLVMKSLENPTALTRVLHQLGKEHDEMGVQEDDYPPVTQTLLSVLAEFAGEHWSDELEDAWDQALTAVANLMIEGAKDSSRAKQLQSTAAGGSMGADFEAEASDVDPDLTSETLNQTQTEQSIRSEEQINHPKEKSEMSIDSVQNTGQSAATERSQNLDQFYGIVEFSPQATLFVSAQGELTYINRKGQELLNQFSGELGLTAQQVVGGSINQLAARIPELQTAITGLVGEKTITAPVGQRYLEISLSAASGESGAGVGTVMTWKDVTETIQQEEENCDLSGQLGAISDAQAVIEFKMDGTIIKANDNFCKTVGYTLEEIQGKHHRMFVDSEFQNSPEYQEFWEKLNAGINQVAEYKRIGKGGKEIWISASYNPIKNKSGKLVKVVKYASDITEKKLAEAEMVRVQNMMDNIPINVLLANRDFELVYMNPASYKQLKAIEHLLPKPVDQLVGQSIDIFHKNPEMQRRMLADPSNMPHRAKIKVGDETLDLLATAITDKEGNYIGPMVSWSLITDQVKLADDFESEIQGIVSVVTSSATEMQASSKSLSDMADETARQSQVVAAASEEATRNVETVSSAAEELSASISEIARHVQEQSHMTSQAVGEADRTNETIKELGDASSEIGQVVKVITSIAQQTNLLALNATIEAARAGEAGKGFAVVANEVKELARQTARATEEISEKISAIQGSTNIAVSAIGSIGESIRKINEISTTIASAVEEQTAATNEISRNVAEAARGTAEVTNNISGVSQAASESGTAANDMLAAAQGLTQESVKLDDAAANFLKRMRSI
- a CDS encoding chemotaxis protein CheW, which produces MSLTATDSTSGMESQLDYSSQYVSFRVDGQLLGIPVNMVQEVLTEQVISPTPLARPEIKGLLNLRGQIVTAVSLRKRLGLPDLDNEESMNVVTRLGGESFSLLVDEVGDVINVSGRSMEPVPRTLDPHWRSVTIGVFQLDEGLFVILDVETILNFD